From Chengkuizengella sediminis, one genomic window encodes:
- a CDS encoding GNAT family N-acetyltransferase: MNLRSFQLSDCEKVTNLLKEVLSDTCYKKTIKVFSKQLSYDSELVVVAEDDSEVVGVIIGSIKNKQGQYILTEDPSYTENEVGKKMVIELKERFVQKKVKEKNITMYDIQHKESHQFDAVCS, encoded by the coding sequence ATGAATTTACGTTCTTTTCAACTATCTGATTGTGAGAAGGTTACAAACTTATTAAAGGAAGTATTGTCGGATACATGTTACAAAAAAACAATTAAGGTTTTTTCTAAACAACTGTCTTATGACAGTGAACTAGTTGTTGTTGCAGAAGATGATAGTGAGGTTGTTGGAGTTATTATAGGATCCATAAAGAACAAACAAGGTCAGTATATTTTAACGGAAGATCCGAGCTACACAGAAAATGAAGTTGGAAAGAAAATGGTAATTGAATTAAAGGAACGTTTTGTACAAAAAAAAGTGAAGGAAAAGAATATCACGATGTATGATATTCAACATAAGGAATCTCATCAATTTGACGCAGTATGTTCATGA